TGGCGCCGTCGGTCGCCGAGGCCACAGCGATCACCCCGGTCAGCGTCGGCCCCAGGCACGGGGTCCAGCCCAGCGCGAACACCGCGCCCAGCAGCGGGGCCCCCGCCATCGTCGACCACTGCCGCGGCGCGAACCGGGCCTGACGTTGCAGAGCCGGGATGAACCCGACGAACACCAGCCCCATCACGATCGTGACGACCCCGCCGATGCGTTGCAGCAGAAGCTGATTGGCGATCAGCGTCGTCGTCATCCCGAGAACCGCCACCGCACCGAGCAAAAACACCACGGTGAATCCGGCGACGAACAACGCGGCCGCGCCGGCCACCCGCCACCGCGCGGTCTTGACGCCGATCGCGCCCGACACGGCGTCGGACTCGTCGACCCCGACCACCGCGGCCAGGT
This genomic window from Mycolicibacterium neworleansense contains:
- a CDS encoding cytochrome c biogenesis CcdA family protein; protein product: MTGFAEIAAAGPVLLALGISVLAGLVSFASPCVVPLVPGYLSYLAAVVGVDESDAVSGAIGVKTARWRVAGAAALFVAGFTVVFLLGAVAVLGMTTTLIANQLLLQRIGGVVTIVMGLVFVGFIPALQRQARFAPRQWSTMAGAPLLGAVFALGWTPCLGPTLTGVIAVASATDGATVARGVVLVLAYCLGLGIPFVLLALGSARAVTGLGWLRRHTRTIQIFGGVLLILVGAALVTGLWNDFVSWVRDAFVSDVRLPI